The stretch of DNA gtaaTCAACTATAAGTGAAACACATGTTAATATGGTTGCAAGTTCATTGTCATAAattatgataacaaaaaaatatgcagcaacaaataataacaaaaaaaaaaactgaaaacaacaaTCTTAGCAATGATCAGtgtcataaattatattaataatgatttttttttattacaaacaacatacaaaaattagttttttagaaaacacaaaataaaatatttttaaaaataaataaataaataaaatgagaaacaaTCATGCGGTGTAGCGCTGGTATCAACCTAATATgtgttaaaaattaaacataaaatgtAATCAACTATAAGTGAAACATGTTAATATGGTTGCAAGTtcataactaactttttaaaaatcaaactttataCTGTATAAAAAGATCACATAATAAAATGATTAGcctaaaatttacaaaataaaatctcaatGTACATGTCACATCCTAATAAAAAACCCTAGCGAGGGCTCAAAAAATATTCTTCACTATATCAAAAACCTAACGCCTACCGATCAAAATGAATCCGGCTTCAATGAACTGTCTTCCTGATGATCTTCTTGTTCAAATCTTGTCCTTTCTTCCCACGAAACAAGCTGCTTCCACCTCACTTCTTTCCAAGAGATGGAGGATTCTGTTTGCTTTCAGTCCTAATCTTGACTTTGACGATTCCATCTTTTTGCACCCTGAAGATTGGAAGCAGAATTGTCCCGACATTCAAAAGAGTTTCGACGATTTCGTGGATAAGACATTGGCTTCCCAAGGCGGCAACCATATAAAGTCGTTCTTACTAAAATTTGACGAAAATTATAGAGATCATCGTTTTGCCGTGGATGTTGTTGACCGCTGGATATGTAATGCCCTGGGACTCGGTGCCTCTGAGCTTCATCTACATATTGAACCTATATGGTACCGTGATCTCCCATCCGAAGTCTTCACCAGCACCACACTGGTTAATCTTTCACTGGGAACAAGACTACACAGCCCAAGACTTTTTCCGGATACATATCTCCCAGCACTAAAGGTTCTCTTTCTTGATTCAGTCTGGTTTGAGGATGATCAATTCTGTAATGTGTTTCTAACTGCTTGCCCTGCACTTGAGGACTTAACAATACATCAGACGAATTACAAGCATTGTCCAGACTTTTCATACGTCATATCCAGCAAAACCATTAAGAAACTCTCCGTTACCTATAACTTTTATTACGATGATGTTCCTAGAATAATTTCATTTGACACACCGAATGTTGTAGACTTCTACTACTCTGATTATCTTGGGAATGAGTCTCCACAATGTCGCTTCAATTCACTTGCCAAAGCTACATTGGACCTTAATTTCTTAAAAGATGACAAGGGCCAGTTGCAAAATGGAGCGGATGTAACGGATCTCATCAGTGGGATACGCAACGTCAAGACCCTTCACTTAACTATTTCGGCTGTTGAAGTGAGTTCAGTGTATGGTCTCATCATATTTTTGGTTAGAAACAGGAAAACATtcagtgtgtgtgtgtgtttcaggtgattTCGGTATGCTGCGAAGGTGGATTACCGGTGTTCAACAACCTCGTTGATTTAGTGTTTTCGAGTAAAAAAGAAGGTTGGGAAGTGCTTCTGCCACTTCTGCTAGAGCGTTCACCTAACCTTAAAACTCTGGTTCTCGCGGTATGAAGCAAACCCTTAACAAATCttacttacatatatatgaCTTGTGGCATTGATTTAAAGTAGTCTATCATCTTGATGTTTCAGGGTCTGGATTGTTTCACATTTAGACGGCATCCATTCGTGGGGATTCGAATTCCTCCAAATAACCAAATAAAGATGCTGGGTATCAAGCAGTATCATGGAAGTGAAAACGAGCTGAAACACATTAGCCATTTCTTACTGAATATGGAGTGTCTTGACGTTGTGAAAGTCTACGTTGCACCTACAATGGATAGCATCAAAAAGATGCAACTCACTGAGGATATGTTGAAGCTTCCAACAGCTTCACCTGAGGTCAATGTACAAGTACTGTGATCATCATCCATTAACCAAGTTATTACATATTCGATAAACTCTCATGGAAGTGATGTACATAACAGACAAGTAAAGAAGTAAACCTGAGTTTCGCAAGAAAAGGAAGTCATGTACTTCCATTTgattccaaattttaaaatatttcgaGCTTCTAACCATAAGAACTGCCTTAATATTTCATTACACATCAATCATAATCTCCAACGTGCGACTCAAGTCACTTCTATTACTGAGAAACTTCAAGCAACCTCGAGGCGTCGtgaaccaaacccaaaacactctctacttcttcttcgatcttgCCTGATATGCCATTGTTGTTCTTCTCTAGCGTCTGCAACGCGTTCTCGACTCTCTCGATCATAGTTTTGTGCATATCTTTCGCTCTAAGCTCCTCTGCATTGAGCTCTTCTCTTACAATCAGCGCCTCTTCTTTTCTCAGATCTGATTCAAAGACAAGCTGGTGAATCTCgattatcatgttttgtattTCAGAAATCCCTTGCTCTTCCACCTCCTGAATAGTTTGCTTCTCTTGGATTGTGTTCTCCAATTCCATCTCTGATTTGGCTCTCGTCTTTGAGCTCTTCTCTATCTCTGTTTCCATGGTTTTGATCTCCTTCTCCAGTTTCAAGGACTTCTTGGTCATGTCGTCAACTTCTTTTCTAATTGAAGCCAATTTCTCCCGAGAAAGTTTCATCTCGGATTGgagctttgttttctcttcctgGGATTTCAGTAAATCTGTGGCTTTGCCTGTACGCAGAATGTTTCGCTGAGGAGTGTTGATCTTCTCTATGTTATCTATCGTGCAAAGAACCTTCTCTTCTTCGTGCCTCTTGTTCTCTTCATCCACTTTTATTTTCAGCATTACAATGTTACTCTTCAGCTCTGCCTCGGATTGTTGGATCTTACCCATAGCAGCATCGATTTCTCTTTTGTAAGAACGGAGAACATCAAGTTCTTCATTTTTTCGGTTTAGATGATCGGAAGATGAGTTTACATGCGCCCTTGCCCGTTCTTCTCGCTGTTGAAAGTATACTGCAGATGATGCAAAGTTTGATAGTGAGCATCTGAGAGCCGCCAGCTTTTTCTCTGCAACTTCTTTTCTTGCATTAGTTTGATCAGAGACAGTTTTGATTGATCCTAGCTCATACTGGTGCTTCTTAACTTTGTCTTCAGTCTCTTTGCTTTCCTTTGACAGCTTGATGATgtccaaaatattttcttcaagTGAAGAGAACACTCCAATGGTTTTGGCAGAGACTGAAAGCTTTTCCTGAGCCAGTTCAAGTTTCAGCCTTGCTGAGTTTAAATCTTCTGTAGACTTTTCAGAAGAATTGTTACACAGTTGCCCACATAGCTCCATTTCAGTATCAGAGGAGCAATTGgcaccatcaccatcaactTCAATAGGCTTCTCTTGGTCAGGAGAAGAGAGCAGTCTTTTGAATTCATCCTTTTCCTTCATTGCATTTTCATACAGACTCATTAGCTTCTCGTTCTCATCGTGCATCTCGCTAAGCTGAGTCTCCAGGTTTCCTATCATTTTCTTCAGTTCCTCAGCTGCATTTTTCTCAACCTCCAGAGCAATTTCTGCACTCTTCTGAGCTTCGGCATTATTACTTGACGAATCTGTCCCAGTATTCACCAAAGCTCTGGAGCTGTTTTCTGCGGCTACTTGTTCATACAGCTCTATAAGTTTGTTGTTGTCCTCAATTAAGACCTTTATTTTCTGGCGcaaatcatcattttctttcGCCAACTTGATTGCTGTCTCGTGAGCTTCAGCTTCTCTTTGACTAGCACATGCAATGGCTTGAACCATTGTTTGAACCTCCATCTGATCTTCATCACCAACCATGCCTGAGGATCTTATTCTTCCCTCAAGTTCCTTGGACAAATTGTCGACAAGCCTgcaagagaaatcaaaagagatGAGCTGAGTCTTAATAATTGACCCTGAAAGTAAAATGTATATTGTGTGCAGTGAATTTACTTTtgcaatctctctttctcatcaaGTGAAAAACTTATTGACTTCTGAAGAGATTCCATTTCTGCCCGGTTTTGAATAGCCTTCAGATtggaaaacgaaacaaaaagtTAGAGAACTTAGTGTCGTAAACCCTGACTGAAAAGACAAACTGAAGGCAAGAATAACCTGCATCCGGAGGAATTCATTCTCGTCTTGGATCGACGAAAGTTTCTTTGATTCCTCATTCTGCAAAAAAAAGTAAGCATGATGTCAAATCGTAGATAAACAACTTATTTGCGTGCCAGAAAATAACAGACTTTGTGAGGCACCATCAGCACAGATGAAAGAGAATCAAGCCCGTACCTGGTTTGAGCAGAACATATTGCTGATGTTACCAGCTTCTTTCACCATGGAGGAATCTGATTCGTGCATGAGTTTCCAATCAAGAGCTTCTAGCAACTGTAGATAAATTCAAGTTACATGCTAATTCAAATCATAAGCATACTTTCCAAGTTTTGAAAAGACAGATATATTATATTACTCACCTTGGCTTGTAATGCTTGAATCTGTTGATTCAAGATATCCCTTTCACCTTCCTCACATTGTGATTTCAATCTGTGTAGCAAGTTAAAGTTTAAACATAATAGAACGATGTATATTGCTGAGGGGATAACATAGGCAATTTTCAAAGAGTCTCTTGCCTTCGGATCTCTTCTTTCAATCGCAAATTCTCCGTGGCAAATTTGGTAACTTCCTGATTTCTGTCAACTTGAGCACGTAGCACCTCAATCTCCTTCATAAGGTCACCCTTTTCTTTCTGCAGATGTGCTTCAACAGAGATCTTTCCTGAAGCTAAACCTTGTAAACTCTTAATTGCTGAATCTCGGAGCTTTAACATCATTTTCAGCCCTCGTATTTcatcctctcttttcttttcctgtttggagacattttcatcatcatccgtTATTCAGTTATTATCCTCTGATTTTCCACAGTACGTGAAGTTTCATGTGAGAAATCTAGTTCTAACGTACCAACTTCATTGAAGCCTCATTTTCAGCAGACAATGCTTGTAAAGAAGCGTCCTTTTCCCTCTCTCTTCGGAAAGCACCAACAAGTGCAACTTCGTAGTCTTTTACCTACAAACCATGCAAGTGAAATGTAAAGAACAAGCCAAATGCTAAATGAAGATCAAGCAAACCAATTTCAAACCTTAGACATCCTTTTGTGAGTTGTCAGAGGAGTGAATGATCCATTGAACCCATCCCACTTGAGAGACATTGGAGAAGCAGGGCAGCCCATTGAGACAGTGTCCATGTCCTGATTGTCTACTCCACCATTAACCATTCCTCTCAGGCGGGATACTTCTTTCTGTAGAGTAAGATTTTAAACATTTGAAAACAAGATcgtaagagagaaaaagaaacagtcTTTGTTGGAAAAACTACCTTGAGTTGTTGAATTTGTAGCCGCATAGCAATAACATCTCCAGATGCATCTTCATTGACAATTGCCTGTTAGGTTTAACAAGATTAAGAAAGTTTAACTGAGTGCACTATATTAGATATATGACGTAGCAAACAATGACAAGGATCATTTCATTACATTGTTCTTAATAAGCTTGGCACGCTGTGCAAACTTCAAGGTACTTAGGGTCTCCAACGAGCAACTGagtaaaaggagaaaaacaaacaagcatTGCCAAGGACCATGAGATGCAGTCAGATGAATATTTGAGGGAGAAAGGTCATGGAATATCAAACAGACACAGAGTCTCAAAGTACCTGCTAGATGGGCTAATATTAGCAATTATTATAGTCTTTGAATTCCCTCCAAGGGAATCCTGTAAATATATAAGAGTGTCAGTCAATAATCAGTGCAGTTAGGAGCGAGTATCACAATACAGGATTCATAGTTAAATATGCCACATGCTTGATAAATCAtactgagatctcattatttaagaagatttttttacCTGAAGCAGAAATGTGAGCTTCGAATCTCGATAAGGAACATGGACTGATTTTCCATTGGAAACACTTACGAGATTCATGATCACAAGCCTGCAAAGCAAATATGGGAACAGATCATCAAAACTatataacaaagaccaaacTAGAATACTTGAGTTGAAGTTTGTGAAAGATGTATTTTTACCCCAATGTTGAAAGAGACTTGTTGATGTTGGTAGCTTCTTTGAGGCGTTCACCTTCAGCTCCTGAACTCTTTTGCCTATATTCCAGATGTTAGCAGAATAACTTAAGCAGAGAAAGGGTATTCGGTTTTTTTATGGTAATAGTTGATTTTACCTTTCAGAACCAGCTAAGTCAACAAGATTAAGCCGTGCAAAACGATGATGAGTTACACCTTGAGATACCCACTAATAGATAACACAGACaaagttaatttttaatttgagaaattgataagaaacaaaatacgAATTACAGAAATACAGACTTCAAACTCACTTTGACAAGTTAAATGCAATTGATTACCTTGCTTTCGATGATACATGTAAATACACTATGGGATCGACTACTTGCACGATTCATATTAGTCGCAGCTACTTTCCTATTTGCAGCACCCTGCACGTAGAAGTTGTGGGAATAGCATAAGAAAGCTATTATCGAATTAAATGAATGACATGAGAAAATTTTCAGCTAATTCTTACATTATCTTTCTGACTATAGAACGAAAGAGCATCTAGCATGCAAAGTAGTttataaaagcaaaagaaaagatggAAGTTCAAGAAAATAGTGTCATAAAGG from Camelina sativa cultivar DH55 chromosome 9, Cs, whole genome shotgun sequence encodes:
- the LOC104712016 gene encoding kinesin-like protein KIN-12E, encoding MPFISETASAIKRRFGFNDRPVPSESFRSVPCTPEANTVSRENHTHQPSIYSSAVRSMSDLDEDGAICAGSAQISRSQSFEFNEDPAFWKDHNVQVIIRTRPLSSSEISTQGNHKCVRQDNGQAITWIGNPESRFTFDLVADENVTQEQMFQVAGVPMVENVVGGYNSCMFAYGQTGSGKTHTMLGDIEGGTRRHSVNCGITPRVFEYLFSRIQKEKEVRKEEKLHFTCRCSFLEIYNEQILDLLDPSSCNLQLREDHKKGIHVENLKEIEVSSARDVIQQLMQGAANRKVAATNMNRASSRSHSVFTCIIESKWVSQGVTHHRFARLNLVDLAGSERQKSSGAEGERLKEATNINKSLSTLGLVIMNLVSVSNGKSVHVPYRDSKLTFLLQDSLGGNSKTIIIANISPSSSCSLETLSTLKFAQRAKLIKNNAIVNEDASGDVIAMRLQIQQLKKEVSRLRGMVNGGVDNQDMDTVSMGCPASPMSLKWDGFNGSFTPLTTHKRMSKVKDYEVALVGAFRREREKDASLQALSAENEASMKLEKKREDEIRGLKMMLKLRDSAIKSLQGLASGKISVEAHLQKEKGDLMKEIEVLRAQVDRNQEVTKFATENLRLKEEIRRLKSQCEEGERDILNQQIQALQAKLLEALDWKLMHESDSSMVKEAGNISNMFCSNQNEESKKLSSIQDENEFLRMQAIQNRAEMESLQKSISFSLDEKERLQKLVDNLSKELEGRIRSSGMVGDEDQMEVQTMVQAIACASQREAEAHETAIKLAKENDDLRQKIKVLIEDNNKLIELYEQVAAENSSRALVNTGTDSSSNNAEAQKSAEIALEVEKNAAEELKKMIGNLETQLSEMHDENEKLMSLYENAMKEKDEFKRLLSSPDQEKPIEVDGDGANCSSDTEMELCGQLCNNSSEKSTEDLNSARLKLELAQEKLSVSAKTIGVFSSLEENILDIIKLSKESKETEDKVKKHQYELGSIKTVSDQTNARKEVAEKKLAALRCSLSNFASSAVYFQQREERARAHVNSSSDHLNRKNEELDVLRSYKREIDAAMGKIQQSEAELKSNIVMLKIKVDEENKRHEEEKVLCTIDNIEKINTPQRNILRTGKATDLLKSQEEKTKLQSEMKLSREKLASIRKEVDDMTKKSLKLEKEIKTMETEIEKSSKTRAKSEMELENTIQEKQTIQEVEEQGISEIQNMIIEIHQLVFESDLRKEEALIVREELNAEELRAKDMHKTMIERVENALQTLEKNNNGISGKIEEEVESVLGLVHDASRLLEVSQ
- the LOC104712017 gene encoding putative F-box protein At3g44060; the encoded protein is MNPASMNCLPDDLLVQILSFLPTKQAASTSLLSKRWRILFAFSPNLDFDDSIFLHPEDWKQNCPDIQKSFDDFVDKTLASQGGNHIKSFLLKFDENYRDHRFAVDVVDRWICNALGLGASELHLHIEPIWYRDLPSEVFTSTTLVNLSLGTRLHSPRLFPDTYLPALKVLFLDSVWFEDDQFCNVFLTACPALEDLTIHQTNYKHCPDFSYVISSKTIKKLSVTYNFYYDDVPRIISFDTPNVVDFYYSDYLGNESPQCRFNSLAKATLDLNFLKDDKGQLQNGADVTDLISGIRNVKTLHLTISAVEVISVCCEGGLPVFNNLVDLVFSSKKEGWEVLLPLLLERSPNLKTLVLAGLDCFTFRRHPFVGIRIPPNNQIKMLGIKQYHGSENELKHISHFLLNMECLDVVKVYVAPTMDSIKKMQLTEDMLKLPTASPEVNVQVL